CTTCGAGCGCGAAGGCCTCGCCTGCACGACCTTCGCCGGGGCCGAGTTCGCCGATTGGCTACACTCCATCTCCGACTCGGACGCTGCCGCCATCCAGGCCGTGATCCTCGGCGCCATCGAGGATCGCTACAACATCCCCTCGCTGGTGCGGAACCGGGCCAAGACGCCCATCATCGCCCTGAAGGAGGAGAGCGGTCTGGAAGAGACCCTCGAACTCTTCAACGTCGGTGTCGACGATGTGGTCAAGAAGCCCGCGCCGGTGCGCGAGCTGGTGGCCCGCGCCAACGCCATCTGGCGCCGCTCCAGCGACGCGCGCGAGGAGGCCCAGTTCGGCCGCCTCACCGTCTTCTTCGACAGTCGCGATCCGACCATCGACGAGACCCCCGTCGAGTTGCCGCGGCGCGAGCGCCAGATCCTGGAATATCTGGTCAAGAACCGGCGCCGGCGCATCACCAAGACCCAGCTCTTCAATGCCATCTACGGCCTCTTCAACGAGAACGTCGACGAGACCGTGATCGAGGGGCACATCTCCAAGCTGCGCAAGAAGCTGCGTCTGCGCCTGGGCTACGACGTGATCGACGCCAAGCGCTTCGCCGGCTACGCCTTCATCGGCGACCGGGCGGCTTGCGAGATCGAGCGGCCGGTGCCGCGCGAGACGGTCGAAGGGAGCCCGGTGCTGTCCCTCGTCGCCTCGAACCCGAGCCTCGACCGGGGCGTCAACCGCAACGGCCCGCGCCCGGTCTGACGCCGGCGGCCACGCCTCGGCCCCGGCACCCCCTGCCGCCAGGCCGCGCCGGCCGACGCCTCGACGACGCCCCGCCTGGGATGACCTCCGGGCCCGGGGCGGGCGCCCCTCCCCGCGAAGCGCGCGGGTGGCGCTCGCGTGCGGGCTGAGACATTCGGCCCCAATCATCACGTGCTATTGCGCGCGACATCGCCGCCTCACCCGGTACTATACTTGCATGTCGTGCGACTGCGCGACCGTACCGCGGACACCGAGGGAGGCGCGCATGGCACCTGTCACTCTTCGTTCGATCGTCGCCGCCTGTACCGGGCTCGCCGCTCTCGCCGGCACCGTCCTCGCCGCGGCACCCGCGTCCGCGCAGTTCTCCAACTGCCACGCCATCGCCGACGCCTTCCCGAACGCGCGCATCATCCGCGTCGCCAACGAGACGCCGCAGCGCGATTACACCGTCGAGATCCGCTACATCGGCCACTCGACCTTTCGCATCACCGCGCCCGACGGGACCACCATCGCCACCGACTATGCCGGAAGCGCCGGCGCCGGTCCGACGCCGGACGTCGTCACGATGAACCACGCCCACACCAGCCATTTTACGAACTTCCCCGATCCCGCGATCCCGCACGTTTTGAAGGGATGGGGCGAAGACGGGCAACCGGCGCAACATATGCTCCAGGTCGGCGAGGTGCTGGTGCGCAACGTCACCTCCGACATCCGCAACTATCTGGGCGTCGAGGCCGACGGCAACTCCATCTTCATCTACGAGATCCAGGGCCTTTGCATCGGCCACCTCGGCCACCTGCACCAACCGCTCTCGGATGCGCAGGTCGCCGAGATCGGCCGGCTCGACGTGGTGTTCGTGCCGGTCGACGGCTCCTACACGATGGACCAGCGGGCGATGATGGAGGTCGTGTCGCGGCTGCGCGCGTCGATCGCCATCCCGATGCATTGGTTCGGCGCCTATACGCTGGCCGACTTCATCAACCGCACCCGTGCCGACGGGCTGACCATCGCCATGCCGTCGGACCCGGTGCTGCGCGTCTCGCTCAACTCGCTGCCGGAGCGGCCGACGTTCGTCGTCTTGCCGCGCACCTTCGGCGAGTGACGCCCGGCCCTAGTGGATTGACTCAAACGCTTGGAACCCGCGTTTGCGTGCGGCGATAATGGCATCGGGATCGGCGCGCCAGACGAAGGGCTTAGCCTCGGTGTCGTTGTGTTGGGCGATGAAGCGGTTGATGGCGGCCTGCAGGTCGACGACGCCGGTGAAGACGCCGTACTTCAGTCGTCGGCGGGTGAGTTTGGCGAAGAAGCCCTCGACGGCATTGAGCCAGGAACTCGATGTCGGGGTGAAGTGGAAGGTCCAGCGGGGATGGCGGGCGAGCCATCGCCTGACCTCGGGCGTCTTGTGCGAGGACACGTTGTCGAGGACGACATGGACGATCCGGCCCGGCGGGATGTCGCGTTCCAGCGCGTTCAGGAACCTGATGAACTCCTGATGGCGGTGGCGCGACATGTTTTTCCCGAAGACCTCGCCGGTCAGGACATTGAGCGCGGCGAACAGCGTCGTGGTGCCGTTGCGTTTGTAGTCGTGGGTCATGGTGGCGCCGCGGCCCCTCTTCAGCGGAAGGCCGGGCTGGGTGCGGTCGAGCGCCTGGATCGGGCTCTTCTCGTCGATCGACAGCACCACGGCGTGGGCCGGCGGCGCCACGTAAAGCCCCACGACATCACGCAGCTTCTCCACGAAGGCGGGGTCGCGGGAGAGCTTGAAGGTGCGCCAGCGGTGCGGGGCGAGGCCATGCGCGGCCCAGATCCGCTGCACCGTGACGACGCCAAGCCCGACAGCCTTCGCCATGGCCCGTGCCGTCCAGTGGGTCGCCTCGTGGGGCGGCGGCTCATGGGTCAACCGCACCACCTCGGCCACTTTGTCGGGCGCGACCGGCGCCTTGCCCGGCGGCCGGGACTTGTCCCAGAGCAGCCCCTCGACGCCGTCCGCGGCGAACCGCTCCTGCCATCGCCAGACGCTGGTCTTGCTCTTGCAGGTCGCCGCCATGATCGCGTGGGTGCCGTGCCCGTCGGCCGTCAGCAGCACGATGCGCGCCCGCCACATATGCTTTTGCGGGGTGTTCCGGCCCGAAACGATGGCTTCGAGCCGCGTTCGCTCGGTCCCCGAGACCGTGAAGGAGATGCCTGTTCGCATCTCTCTCATTCGCACGGGCTTACCCTCAACGGAATCCCAAAACGGACCCTTTTGAATGGGTCAATCCACTAGCGTGTCCGGGCGCGAGTGATGATCTGGGCAAGTGAGGGTCCGGGCCGCAGACCGTCTGTGCGTCAGCGGTCGGGGCCCGCGTCCTCCGGCGCTTCGCCGAGGGGGGCGTGCATGCGGGTCGCGGGCGGGCGCTGCGGGGTGATCGCGATCGCGGTCATGATCAGGCAGGCGGCAGCCCCGTGGGCCAGCGTCAACGGCTCGCCGAACGCCAGCCAGCCGATCAGGAACATGGTGGGCAATTCCGCACTGCCGGCGATCGCGGTCGACACCGCGCCGAGCCGCGGCGCGAACGTCACGTAGAGGAGTTGCGGCAGCAGCGCGCTGGCGATCGCCATGACGGCGATGGTGACGAGCGCGGCCGGCTCGAGCGGCAGGATCTCGGCCGGCGGCAGCTGGACGAGCAGCGGCGCCACTCCCAGCACCGCCCCCAGCGAGACCGAACCGGTGGCCGCCAGGGGCGGTAGCGCGCCGAGCCGATGGGCGATCACGTTGAGCAGGAAGCCGTAAGCCGCCGGCGTCGTGAGGCCGAAGAGAATCGCCGTCGCCGCCCCCCCGAACGAAACGATGGGCGTGCCCACCAGCGCCGCGGCGACGATGAGGACCGCCGCGAGCGCCCCGCGCGTCCCCGGCCGCTCGCCGAACAGGAGCGCGGCGAAGGCGATGGCGAACAACGGGTAGGTCATGAAGAGGACCGCCACCTCGGCGACCGGCAGGCTCCGCAGCGCCACGACGTAGCCGATCCACCCGAGCGCGATGGTGGCTCCGCCGGCGATCCCCCACAGCGTCGCCGTCCGCCGCGGCCCGCGCACGACCAGGAACGGCGCCAGCACCAGCGCGGTGAGCGCGAAGCGGAAGAAGGTGACGGCGGGTGCGGCCATGCCGAATTCCGGCAGCACCCGGCCGAAGTAGGCCGTGGTGCCGAACAACCCCGCCCCCGCGATGATGGCGAAGATGCCGGCGGGGTGGTGTCGGGCGGAGGCGAGGGAGGCGGACGAGGAACTCATCCTTCTCCTCTAGAGTACGCGGCCGGCGCGGTCTCCACCGCATCGCACCTACCGGCCCCGCGGCGGACCCGCGTGGGGCGATGCACCGTCACAGGCGCGGCACCCGGCCGATTTTACAATTTTCGCGAGAAATGTGCGGAAAATCCAACGCAGCTGGATGCAAGACGGCACGCCTATGACAGTCGATGCCAGAGCGAGTGTGTCCATGGTCGATGTCAGTACATTCAACTACTGCTTCCCCACCAGCCGGTGCGGCGTCAACTGCCCCGCGCTCCCGGCCGATCTGGGCGAAACCTACCTGGAGCACGAGTTCGAGGTGGCACGGCGCAGCGGCCTCTACGGGCGTATGCTGCGCGAGGGGGTGCTGACCGACGGCCTGTGGTTCTGGGACCTGCTCGAGCCGGACAACTGCTACATCAGCCCGGGCTTCTGGCGTGCGCTGGGATTCGCCCCGTCCACCCGGCCGCCGCTGATGGCGCACTGGCGCGCGCTGGTCTTCGAGGAGGACCTCGCCGCGTTCGAGGAGAAGATCGCCGCCCACCTCGCCAACCCCGCCACCCCCTACGACCAGGTCCTGCGTTGCCGAACCGCCGACGGAGCGACGCTGCGGGTGCGCTCACGCGGCGTCGCGCTGTTCGAAGACGGTGCGCCACGCCGCATGTCCGGCACCTTCGACGTGCTGGGCGACATGCGCGAGGACGTCCTGTCCGACAAGATGTCCGAGGTTCTGGAGCTGTCGCAGGACGCGATCTCCGTGTGGTGCATGCGCCGCGGGGTGCGACGCTGGAACCGCGGCGCGGAAGCGATGTTCGGCTTCACCGCCGAGGAGATGCAGGGCGAGATCGCCCATGAGCGCATGTGGGCTCGATTCTCCAGTGAATGGCCGGAGATCCTGGCGACGATCGAACGCGGGCGATCGTGGACCGGCGAGGCCGAGTGGCACGCCAGATCGGGCCGCACCGTCTACACCTCGACCACCCTGCAACGCATGGCGATCAGCGGAGGCGACACGCTCGTCCTGCAGGTGGACCG
This portion of the Acuticoccus sp. I52.16.1 genome encodes:
- a CDS encoding MBL fold metallo-hydrolase, with translation MAPVTLRSIVAACTGLAALAGTVLAAAPASAQFSNCHAIADAFPNARIIRVANETPQRDYTVEIRYIGHSTFRITAPDGTTIATDYAGSAGAGPTPDVVTMNHAHTSHFTNFPDPAIPHVLKGWGEDGQPAQHMLQVGEVLVRNVTSDIRNYLGVEADGNSIFIYEIQGLCIGHLGHLHQPLSDAQVAEIGRLDVVFVPVDGSYTMDQRAMMEVVSRLRASIAIPMHWFGAYTLADFINRTRADGLTIAMPSDPVLRVSLNSLPERPTFVVLPRTFGE
- a CDS encoding sensor histidine kinase, with product MVDVSTFNYCFPTSRCGVNCPALPADLGETYLEHEFEVARRSGLYGRMLREGVLTDGLWFWDLLEPDNCYISPGFWRALGFAPSTRPPLMAHWRALVFEEDLAAFEEKIAAHLANPATPYDQVLRCRTADGATLRVRSRGVALFEDGAPRRMSGTFDVLGDMREDVLSDKMSEVLELSQDAISVWCMRRGVRRWNRGAEAMFGFTAEEMQGEIAHERMWARFSSEWPEILATIERGRSWTGEAEWHARSGRTVYTSTTLQRMAISGGDTLVLQVDRDVTAKVELRERQRVMTRELNHRVKNLFAVIRALVKLSSLGQDHVPALVRELDQRIAALAAAHVVSLGYEMEDGAPLGEVLEAVLAPYPASRAALELDGPSQWLPQSRITPMGLILNELATNALKHGAWSSLEGRVSVRWERVHGDGAELIRLTWEEISPSFRPSGTEATRRGFGSELIEMSTAQMGAVLSRSEGRAGVRLTLTFEAGVQVGAAARAPTLQPTSARSHVP
- a CDS encoding response regulator transcription factor, whose protein sequence is MYIVIDSREVVANGYKSGFEREGLACTTFAGAEFADWLHSISDSDAAAIQAVILGAIEDRYNIPSLVRNRAKTPIIALKEESGLEETLELFNVGVDDVVKKPAPVRELVARANAIWRRSSDAREEAQFGRLTVFFDSRDPTIDETPVELPRRERQILEYLVKNRRRRITKTQLFNAIYGLFNENVDETVIEGHISKLRKKLRLRLGYDVIDAKRFAGYAFIGDRAACEIERPVPRETVEGSPVLSLVASNPSLDRGVNRNGPRPV
- a CDS encoding DMT family transporter; its protein translation is MSSSSASLASARHHPAGIFAIIAGAGLFGTTAYFGRVLPEFGMAAPAVTFFRFALTALVLAPFLVVRGPRRTATLWGIAGGATIALGWIGYVVALRSLPVAEVAVLFMTYPLFAIAFAALLFGERPGTRGALAAVLIVAAALVGTPIVSFGGAATAILFGLTTPAAYGFLLNVIAHRLGALPPLAATGSVSLGAVLGVAPLLVQLPPAEILPLEPAALVTIAVMAIASALLPQLLYVTFAPRLGAVSTAIAGSAELPTMFLIGWLAFGEPLTLAHGAAACLIMTAIAITPQRPPATRMHAPLGEAPEDAGPDR
- a CDS encoding IS630 family transposase, producing MRTGISFTVSGTERTRLEAIVSGRNTPQKHMWRARIVLLTADGHGTHAIMAATCKSKTSVWRWQERFAADGVEGLLWDKSRPPGKAPVAPDKVAEVVRLTHEPPPHEATHWTARAMAKAVGLGVVTVQRIWAAHGLAPHRWRTFKLSRDPAFVEKLRDVVGLYVAPPAHAVVLSIDEKSPIQALDRTQPGLPLKRGRGATMTHDYKRNGTTTLFAALNVLTGEVFGKNMSRHRHQEFIRFLNALERDIPPGRIVHVVLDNVSSHKTPEVRRWLARHPRWTFHFTPTSSSWLNAVEGFFAKLTRRRLKYGVFTGVVDLQAAINRFIAQHNDTEAKPFVWRADPDAIIAARKRGFQAFESIH